CTCGCGGGTGATCGGATCGAGCGCCCCGAATGGTTCATCGAGCAGCAGCACCTTCGGCTTGAGCGCCAGGGCGCGGGCGATCGACACCCGCTGCTTCATCCCCCCCGACAGACTTCCCGGCTTCTTGTGGGCCGCTTCGCTGAGGCCCACCAGCGCCAGATGCTCCTCCACGATCGCCTTGGCCTGGCCGTTGCGCTGCAGTTCGGGGAACACATTGTTCACCGCCAGGGCGATGTTGTCGTAGGCGCTCAACCAGGGCAGCAACGAATAGTTCTGGAACACCACCATGCGGTCGGGGCCGGGATCAACGATGCGCTCCCCGTTCAGCCGCACCTCGCCGGTGGTGGGCTGGCGGAATCCCGACACCATGTCGAGCAGGGTGGATTTGCCACAGCCGGAATGGCCGATCAGGCACACGAACTCCCCCTCCGCCACGGACAGATGCACCCCATCCAGCACGGTGTGGGGCCCCCGGGCGCTGGGATACACCTTGGTGACCCCGTCGATCTCCAGATAGGCGCCGGTGGCACGGCTGGCGCTGGCCGCCGTTGGGCTGAGGGTCTGCATGGGGGAGCGGGCAGGGTCGGATGGCGGGGCGGGGTCAGGTGGCGGCGGCGGGAGCCGGTGGCAGCACCACGGCCTCGATGCGGAGCGGGCGCTGCTGCTTCAGCCCCTGCACGTAGGCGGCGGGGTCGGCGGGATCGAGCTGCTCGGCGCCGAAGAAACCCACGGAGGTGGGGCGAGGTGGCTCGGCGGGCAGGCCCAGGGCGGCGGCCGCCTTGCCGAACAGATCCGGCCGCTGCACCCGGTTGAGCACCTCCTCCCAGTTGCTTGGGAAGGGGCAGACGTTCCAGCGCGCCAACTGGGTGAGGATCCAGGTGGCCTCGGCGCGATCGGGAGCATTGACGCCAGGCCCGAAGAAGCGGTTGAAGCCGGGAATCAGCGCCGGCGCACCGGTGCCGCGGTCGTAGGCCTGGGCCAGGCCGGGCAGCAGCACAGCGGGGCTGGTGCCCACGTATTCAGGGCGGGCCAGCAGCTGGGCCAGCTCCTGGCGGTTGGCCGGGTCTTCGCAGTGGCGGCAGGCCTCCAGCAGGGCGCAGAGCAGGGCCTGATGGGTGTGGGGGTGGGCGGCGGCCCACTCTTCCCGCACACCGAGCACCTTCTCGCCATGGCCATCCCAGAGGTCGGTGTCGGTGGCGATCACGGTGCCGTGCCCCTCCTGCACGGCGCGGGAGTTCCAGGGCTCGCCCACACAGAAGCCATCGATCGTGCCGGCCTTGAGCGTGGCCACCATCTGGGCGGGC
The Synechococcus sp. MW101C3 DNA segment above includes these coding regions:
- a CDS encoding nitrate ABC transporter ATP-binding protein (This model describes the ATP binding subunits of ATP-binding cassette (ABC) transporters for nitrate transport, or for bicarbonate transport, in bacteria and archaea.), with amino-acid sequence MQTLSPTAASASRATGAYLEIDGVTKVYPSARGPHTVLDGVHLSVAEGEFVCLIGHSGCGKSTLLDMVSGFRQPTTGEVRLNGERIVDPGPDRMVVFQNYSLLPWLSAYDNIALAVNNVFPELQRNGQAKAIVEEHLALVGLSEAAHKKPGSLSGGMKQRVSIARALALKPKVLLLDEPFGALDPITREELQEELLKIWADHRVTVLMITHDIDEALFLADRVVMMTNGPAATIGEVLELPFARPRVRARLLEQPEYFDLRNRALDFLYRRFAHDDT